One window of the Candidatus Methylacidithermus pantelleriae genome contains the following:
- a CDS encoding HAD-IIIA family hydrolase — protein MGSQSFSPRRFVVLDRDGTLIAEKHYLSSPSQLEFLPNSIEALHHFRRLGLGLILITNQSGIARGFLDWEKLERIHRHLEERLQAEGLFLQGIYVCPHGPEDGCACRKPKTALLERAAREHGFNPEDSFVIGDKASDIQMGQNVGATTILVTTGYGKEVADCRELGPDHVAKDLAEAARFVEAKLRIIDSLAQFPAHPGKENAARRRLWQRAQSHLLAGAQLRERLAGSFLDSIVAAASMIGEAFRSGHRLLLCGNGGSAADCQHMAAELVGRLCQTRLRGPLPALALTTDSSVLTALANDNGFETIFERQVEALGKEGDILLAISTSGSSPNILRAVAKARSLSLRVIALTSERTELAQQADLALEVPGHNTQLIQELHLAVEHLLCFLIEEFLFPSEKDRVAP, from the coding sequence ATGGGTTCCCAATCTTTTTCGCCTCGTAGATTTGTCGTTCTCGATCGAGACGGCACCCTTATCGCCGAAAAACACTATCTTTCTTCTCCTAGCCAGCTGGAATTTTTACCCAACTCCATCGAGGCTCTCCATCACTTTAGGCGCTTAGGTCTTGGGCTCATCCTCATTACCAATCAGTCGGGGATCGCACGTGGCTTTTTGGATTGGGAAAAACTGGAGAGGATCCACAGGCACCTAGAGGAACGCCTTCAAGCAGAGGGACTTTTCTTGCAGGGGATCTACGTTTGTCCACACGGACCGGAAGATGGGTGTGCGTGTCGAAAGCCCAAAACCGCTTTACTGGAAAGAGCAGCCCGGGAGCATGGGTTTAATCCAGAAGACTCTTTCGTCATCGGGGATAAAGCTTCAGATATCCAGATGGGTCAAAACGTAGGTGCGACCACGATCCTTGTTACCACGGGTTATGGAAAAGAGGTTGCGGATTGCCGTGAGCTAGGACCTGACCACGTCGCCAAAGATCTTGCGGAGGCAGCAAGATTTGTGGAGGCTAAACTTCGGATCATCGATTCGCTCGCGCAATTCCCAGCCCATCCTGGAAAGGAAAATGCTGCCAGAAGAAGGCTTTGGCAAAGAGCCCAAAGCCATCTTTTAGCTGGGGCACAACTACGGGAGCGGCTGGCTGGAAGTTTCTTGGACTCCATTGTTGCAGCTGCTTCGATGATTGGGGAAGCGTTCCGTTCCGGACACAGGCTTCTTCTGTGCGGAAATGGGGGAAGCGCCGCCGATTGCCAACATATGGCAGCGGAGTTGGTAGGTCGCCTTTGCCAAACTCGGCTTCGTGGTCCTCTTCCAGCTCTTGCGTTAACTACAGATAGCTCCGTTTTGACCGCCTTAGCGAACGACAACGGCTTTGAAACTATATTCGAACGACAAGTCGAGGCATTGGGCAAAGAAGGAGATATCCTTTTAGCCATTAGCACCAGCGGCTCTTCGCCCAACATTTTACGAGCGGTCGCTAAGGCTCGCTCGCTTTCCCTCCGAGTAATCGCACTAACGTCGGAAAGGACCGAACTTGCGCAGCAGGCAGATCTTGCCCTTGAAGTCCCTGGGCACAACACGCAATTGATTCAAGAACTTCACCTAGCAGTGGAACACCTTCTTTGTTTTTTGATAGAAGAATTTCTCTTTCCCTCGGAAAAGGATCGGGTCGCCCCGTAG
- a CDS encoding peroxiredoxin, with amino-acid sequence MSTPKLQVGDPAPALEVIDDSGQSISLTAIYGKGPVLIFFFPKSDTPGCTKEACGIRDHWHQFQTKGLQVLGVSTDLPAAQRKFREKYQLPFRLISDPMGSLIEAFGVTRRPSGNASRESFLIVDGKIAWQNPKVNPEIHAQEVLEVVDQLVSSASRQAGPAPT; translated from the coding sequence ATGAGTACACCCAAGCTTCAGGTCGGTGATCCAGCACCTGCACTAGAGGTAATTGATGACTCCGGGCAGTCCATTTCCCTGACGGCTATTTATGGAAAAGGTCCGGTCCTTATTTTTTTCTTCCCCAAATCAGACACTCCCGGTTGTACCAAAGAAGCCTGTGGCATTCGTGATCACTGGCACCAATTCCAAACTAAGGGTCTCCAGGTTCTTGGAGTGAGTACAGATCTCCCAGCAGCGCAACGGAAGTTTCGAGAAAAGTATCAACTACCCTTTCGGCTCATCTCTGATCCCATGGGAAGTCTGATCGAAGCGTTTGGGGTCACTCGGCGACCCAGCGGCAATGCTTCCCGGGAATCTTTCCTTATTGTGGATGGGAAAATTGCCTGGCAAAACCCAAAGGTAAACCCTGAGATCCACGCCCAGGAAGTCCTGGAAGTCGTCGATCAGTTGGTTTCTTCGGCGAGCCGCCAGGCAGGCCCAGCCCCAACTTAA
- a CDS encoding universal stress protein, with translation MYRKILVALDRTNADQVLLPHVSELARTLMAELLLVRVSHGWAARHKEWLNLAESREMREDREYVEKLARELRDKGHLRVGTRLAWGEPAEEILRIAEEEGCDLIAMTSHGHRYLADALLGTPIEEVRHRTRVPMLIVSAIGKREPPASGSLTREKKLDG, from the coding sequence ATGTATCGAAAAATCTTGGTCGCTCTGGATCGCACGAACGCCGACCAGGTGCTCCTGCCACACGTGAGCGAACTAGCACGAACGCTCATGGCAGAGCTATTACTTGTTCGCGTTTCGCACGGGTGGGCTGCACGCCATAAGGAGTGGCTTAATTTGGCAGAATCTCGCGAGATGCGAGAGGATCGTGAATACGTCGAAAAACTTGCGCGGGAACTCCGCGACAAAGGGCATCTTCGAGTCGGGACGAGGCTTGCTTGGGGTGAACCGGCCGAGGAAATTCTGCGGATTGCCGAGGAGGAAGGATGCGACCTCATTGCGATGACAAGCCATGGGCATCGATACTTGGCTGATGCACTTCTTGGCACTCCCATTGAAGAAGTCAGGCATCGAACACGGGTTCCTATGCTTATCGTTAGCGCTATAGGGAAAAGGGAGCCGCCCGCCAGCGGGAGCTTGACCCGGGAAAAGAAACTCGATGGGTAG